In Acidobacteriota bacterium, the genomic stretch GCGCGACGCTGCTCTACTATGACCGCCTGGGCCTGCTCAGGCCCTCGGAGCGGAGCCGGAGCGGCTACCGCCTCTATTCACCGGCCCAGGTGCGCCGGCTGGAGCGGATCTGCCTCTACCGTAAAATGGGCATCCCGCTCGGGGAGATGAAGGAGCTGCTCGACGCCCCCGAAGGGCGCGCGCCCCTCGAAATCCTCCAGCGCCGCCTCGGCACCCTCGACCGCGAAATCGCCGGACTCCGCGGGCAGCAGCGCGCGATCCTGCGCCTGCTCGGACAGAAACCCTTACAGCAAGGAGCGGAGATGATCCACAAGGAGCGTTGGGTAGAAATCATGCAGGCGGCGGGATTCAAGGACGAGGAGATGACGAACTGGCACCGGCAGTTCGAAAAGATGGAGCCGGAGGCCCACCAGGAATTCCTGGAATCCCTC encodes the following:
- a CDS encoding MerR family transcriptional regulator, whose product is MITISTLARGSGLSRATLLYYDRLGLLRPSERSRSGYRLYSPAQVRRLERICLYRKMGIPLGEMKELLDAPEGRAPLEILQRRLGTLDREIAGLRGQQRAILRLLGQKPLQQGAEMIHKERWVEIMQAAGFKDEEMTNWHRQFEKMEPEAHQEFLESLGIPADEIARIREWSRKA